A single window of Sphingobacteriales bacterium DNA harbors:
- a CDS encoding type IIA DNA topoisomerase subunit B, with protein sequence MAEVQYTEDNIRTLDWKEHIRLRPGMYIGKLGDGASPDDGVYVLLKEIIDNAIDEHVMGFGKQIEVIIKDRTVTVRDFGRGIPLGAVIDCVSKINTGGKYDSRAFQKSVGLNGVGTKAVNALSTYFKVESVRDGEKKAAEFNVGNLTKDSKIEKTNDRNGTTFTFVADDTIFKNFNYVEEFVDEQLWNYAYLNAGLTITFNNKKFVSKEGLKDLLAKKTNESELRYPIIHLKDEDIEIALTHGNQYGEEYYSFVNGQYTTQGGTHLQAFKEAIVKTLREFYKKQFEASDIRQAIVGAIAVKVQEPVFESQTKTKLGSQNMWLPDGPTLKSFVNDFVKSKLDNFLHQNQAVADALLKRIQQSERERKDLSGIRKLANERAKSANLHNKKLRDCRVHYTDEKNEKYRDSMLFITEGDSASGSITKARNPELQAVFSLRGKPLNCYGLTKKIVYQNEEFNLLQHALNIEEDIDNLRYNHVIIATDADVDGMHIRLLLMTFFLQFFPDLVKKGHLYILETPLFRVRNKQETIYCYSEQEKQQAIQKLKGKPEITRFKGLGEISPSEFEEFINDNIKLEPVVLKQNQSIEQLLEYYMGKNTPSRQEFIINNLKVEKDEPIAELEVV encoded by the coding sequence ATGGCAGAAGTACAATACACCGAAGACAATATTAGAACCTTAGATTGGAAAGAACATATACGCTTAAGACCAGGAATGTATATTGGAAAATTAGGCGATGGTGCTTCACCAGATGATGGTGTGTATGTTTTATTGAAAGAAATTATAGATAATGCTATTGATGAACACGTAATGGGCTTTGGCAAACAAATAGAAGTTATCATAAAAGATAGAACTGTAACTGTACGAGACTTTGGTCGTGGTATTCCATTAGGTGCTGTAATTGATTGTGTTTCGAAGATAAATACAGGTGGAAAATATGATTCGCGTGCATTTCAAAAATCTGTTGGTTTGAATGGTGTCGGTACTAAAGCAGTAAATGCTTTATCTACATATTTTAAAGTAGAATCTGTGCGTGATGGTGAAAAAAAAGCAGCAGAATTTAATGTAGGTAATCTGACTAAAGATTCTAAAATAGAAAAAACAAATGATAGAAATGGTACAACATTTACATTTGTAGCAGATGATACTATTTTTAAGAATTTTAATTATGTAGAAGAGTTTGTTGATGAACAATTATGGAATTATGCGTACCTAAATGCTGGACTAACCATTACTTTTAATAATAAAAAATTTGTATCGAAAGAAGGTTTAAAAGATTTGTTGGCAAAGAAAACGAATGAGTCAGAGCTAAGATACCCAATTATTCATTTGAAAGATGAAGACATAGAAATTGCATTAACACATGGTAACCAATATGGCGAAGAATATTATTCGTTTGTGAATGGACAATACACTACACAAGGTGGTACGCATTTACAAGCATTTAAAGAAGCCATTGTAAAAACATTACGTGAGTTTTATAAAAAACAATTTGAAGCATCAGATATTAGACAAGCAATTGTAGGTGCCATTGCAGTAAAAGTTCAAGAGCCAGTATTTGAATCTCAAACTAAAACGAAATTAGGTTCGCAAAATATGTGGCTACCTGATGGCCCAACGTTAAAATCTTTTGTCAATGATTTTGTAAAATCAAAATTAGATAATTTCTTACATCAAAATCAAGCTGTTGCAGATGCTTTGTTGAAAAGAATTCAGCAATCTGAAAGAGAAAGAAAAGATTTGAGTGGCATTAGAAAATTGGCTAATGAAAGAGCAAAATCTGCCAACTTGCACAACAAAAAACTAAGAGATTGTAGAGTACATTACACGGATGAAAAAAATGAAAAATATAGAGATTCTATGTTGTTTATTACTGAAGGTGATTCTGCATCTGGTTCTATTACAAAAGCAAGAAATCCAGAATTACAAGCTGTGTTTAGCTTGCGTGGAAAGCCTTTGAATTGTTATGGTTTAACAAAAAAAATAGTGTATCAAAACGAAGAATTTAACTTGTTGCAACATGCATTAAACATAGAAGAAGATATAGATAATTTGAGATACAACCATGTTATTATTGCAACTGATGCAGACGTAGATGGCATGCACATTAGGTTGTTATTAATGACATTCTTCTTGCAGTTTTTTCCAGATTTGGTAAAAAAAGGACATTTGTACATTCTTGAAACACCATTGTTTAGAGTACGTAACAAACAGGAAACAATTTACTGTTATTCTGAACAAGAAAAACAACAAGCGATACAAAAACTAAAAGGCAAGCCAGAAATCACAAGATTCAAAGGCTTAGGCGAAATTTCACCATCAGAGTTTGAAGAATTTATCAATGATAATATAAAATTAGAGCCTGTGGTACTCAAACAAAATCAAAGTATTGAGCAATTGCTAGAATATTACATGGGAAAAAATACGCCAAGCAGGCAAGAATTCATCATTAATAACTTGAAAGTTGAAAAAGATGAACCCATTGCTGAATTAGAAGTTGTATAG